The proteins below are encoded in one region of Chitinophagales bacterium:
- the rraA gene encoding ribonuclease E activity regulator RraA, protein MKTTDLSDQFPTEVKVADSIFRDFGGAKSFYGEIVTLKVFEDNSLVRKTLEQNGANKVLVVDGGGSLRCALLGDMLGELAVKNNWNGIVVYGCVRDSAALKQLQLGIKALNTHPLKSVKRNEGQEQLTVTFAGVNFVPGYFLVADEDGIIVSKECLSI, encoded by the coding sequence ATGAAAACAACAGATTTAAGTGATCAATTTCCCACAGAAGTAAAAGTAGCCGATTCTATTTTTAGAGATTTTGGCGGTGCAAAATCTTTTTATGGCGAAATAGTAACCCTAAAAGTGTTTGAAGATAATTCGCTGGTGCGCAAAACATTGGAGCAAAACGGAGCAAACAAAGTATTGGTGGTAGATGGAGGCGGTTCGTTGCGTTGCGCTCTACTGGGCGATATGCTGGGCGAACTAGCAGTAAAAAACAACTGGAACGGAATTGTAGTATATGGTTGCGTGCGCGATAGTGCGGCACTCAAACAATTACAGTTGGGCATAAAAGCACTCAACACACACCCGCTTAAAAGTGTAAAACGAAACGAAGGGCAAGAACAATTAACCGTAACTTTTGCCGGAGTAAACTTTGTACCGGGTTACTTTTTAGTAGCCGATGAAGATGGAATAATCGTAAGCAAAGAGTGCTTAAGCATTTAA
- a CDS encoding DUF4397 domain-containing protein → MQTQLLKWISIFLLAAVISSCNKKYGVLQVRFHHFSPNTAELKWVYAGKDTVAKTAYLQSSEYKQASLENISFTAFLKEQAVISVSSPNWEENKRYSVFVCDTLGTIKKVLLSDAHDTAPAGKALVRFVNLLPDTFGAVVAANGNELFGSKKFYYAVKNYADGFSGFEPLDAGVYDFSIKTEIDSLPVEFQVLQAASIESGKVYNLVAAGYANASSGLEMKLVAVPFTE, encoded by the coding sequence ATGCAAACACAGTTATTGAAATGGATAAGCATTTTTTTATTGGCTGCGGTAATAAGCAGTTGCAATAAAAAGTATGGCGTACTGCAAGTTCGGTTTCATCATTTTTCGCCCAATACGGCTGAACTTAAATGGGTATATGCCGGTAAAGATACTGTTGCCAAAACAGCTTATTTGCAAAGCTCCGAATACAAACAAGCATCGTTAGAAAACATATCGTTTACTGCATTTTTAAAAGAGCAGGCAGTAATAAGCGTAAGCAGCCCCAATTGGGAAGAAAATAAGCGCTATTCAGTATTTGTGTGCGATACTTTGGGAACCATAAAGAAAGTACTGCTAAGCGATGCACACGATACTGCACCTGCGGGCAAAGCATTGGTACGCTTTGTGAATTTATTGCCCGATACTTTTGGTGCAGTGGTAGCTGCCAATGGCAATGAACTGTTTGGCTCTAAAAAATTCTATTATGCCGTTAAGAATTATGCCGATGGCTTTTCGGGTTTTGAGCCATTAGATGCAGGCGTTTATGATTTTTCAATTAAAACAGAAATAGATTCCTTGCCTGTAGAATTTCAAGTACTGCAAGCTGCTTCTATTGAAAGTGGAAAGGTGTATAATCTAGTAGCAGCAGGCTATGCCAATGCTTCATCAGGTTTAGAAATGAAGTTAGTGGCTGTGCCGTTTACCGAATAG
- a CDS encoding enoyl-CoA hydratase/isomerase family protein has translation MNFVTVEKRNGVAIVWIDEENSPINKISLESMDAFDAVFKQLENDSDVKACVLISKKKDFIAGADIEMFGKVKKKGDFEPFTRKGHKALNELAASKKPVVAAINGACLGAGTEIALACHARIASDDKKTHLALPEVMLGLLPGGGGTQRLPRLIGIQRSLDMLLTGKKIYANKALKLNLVDRLTTKESLLEGAIQFALELTKKPLVRKDKRTLVEKILESNAFTRNIIFGKAKEMVQRKTMGNYPAPFKILECVQIGMNKGLAAGLDAEAVKFEELILSNESRQLIHIFFAMTEKKKNPYPQELVREVNTLAMIGAGFMGAGIAEVSANDGMEVILKDVKEETIAAAKQTIWKNISRKVARKTMTQPEADSYMARISGSLDYSNFKQADAVIEAVFEEVKLKQRIVSDVEANTCPNTIFASNTSALPIAHIAEKAAHPELIIGMHYFSPVPKMPLLEIVKTPKTADWVTATCFEIGIRQGKTNIVVNDGPGFYTTRILAPYFNEALLVLNEGCDAAQIDKAMKQWGFPVGPITLLDEVGLDVGAHVMSGDLIEYYLQRPGAKKTDIVKAMYEAGRMGKKNKKGFYKYDENGKKQGIDESIYQFCDTKERKPFSNEAIQQRLGFAMIKECLLCLEENIVESPLDGDVGAIFGLGFPPFKGGPFRYVDSLGLQQAVEIHQALAKENGERFSAPKLLIEKATKGETFYK, from the coding sequence ATGAATTTCGTAACTGTTGAAAAGCGCAATGGCGTAGCTATTGTTTGGATAGATGAAGAAAATTCGCCTATCAATAAAATTTCGTTGGAGTCGATGGATGCCTTCGATGCTGTGTTTAAACAATTGGAAAATGATAGCGATGTAAAAGCATGTGTACTTATTTCTAAGAAGAAAGATTTTATAGCAGGTGCCGATATCGAAATGTTTGGGAAGGTGAAAAAGAAGGGCGATTTTGAACCCTTTACTCGCAAGGGACATAAGGCATTAAATGAGTTGGCGGCATCTAAAAAACCCGTAGTAGCAGCCATAAATGGAGCTTGCTTAGGAGCAGGTACAGAAATTGCACTTGCCTGCCATGCGCGTATTGCCAGCGATGATAAAAAAACACATTTGGCATTGCCCGAAGTTATGCTTGGTTTATTGCCGGGAGGTGGAGGCACACAGCGTTTGCCTCGTTTAATTGGCATTCAGCGGTCGCTCGATATGCTGCTCACGGGCAAAAAAATATATGCAAACAAGGCACTTAAATTGAATTTGGTAGATAGGCTTACCACTAAAGAAAGTTTATTGGAAGGCGCCATTCAATTTGCGTTGGAACTTACTAAGAAGCCTTTGGTACGAAAAGATAAAAGAACGCTTGTAGAAAAAATATTGGAGAGCAATGCCTTTACAAGAAATATAATTTTTGGCAAGGCAAAAGAAATGGTGCAGCGCAAAACTATGGGCAATTATCCTGCGCCATTTAAAATTTTAGAATGTGTGCAAATTGGTATGAATAAAGGGCTTGCCGCTGGTTTAGATGCCGAGGCTGTGAAATTTGAAGAGTTGATATTGAGCAATGAAAGCAGGCAACTCATTCATATATTTTTCGCCATGACGGAGAAAAAGAAAAATCCTTATCCGCAAGAGTTGGTGCGTGAAGTAAACACCCTGGCTATGATTGGTGCAGGTTTTATGGGAGCCGGAATTGCTGAAGTGAGCGCCAACGATGGTATGGAAGTAATTCTTAAAGATGTAAAGGAAGAAACCATTGCAGCCGCCAAGCAAACTATTTGGAAAAATATCTCGCGTAAGGTTGCTCGCAAAACAATGACACAGCCGGAAGCCGATTCGTATATGGCACGTATAAGCGGTAGCCTAGATTACAGCAATTTTAAGCAAGCAGATGCCGTAATAGAAGCCGTATTTGAAGAAGTAAAATTAAAGCAACGTATAGTAAGTGATGTAGAAGCCAATACTTGCCCCAACACTATTTTTGCCAGCAACACCTCTGCTTTGCCAATTGCGCACATAGCAGAAAAAGCTGCTCACCCGGAGTTGATTATTGGCATGCACTATTTTAGTCCGGTGCCCAAAATGCCATTGCTGGAAATTGTGAAAACACCTAAAACTGCCGATTGGGTAACAGCAACATGTTTTGAAATTGGAATAAGACAAGGCAAAACCAATATTGTAGTAAACGATGGTCCAGGTTTTTACACCACGCGTATTTTGGCTCCGTATTTTAATGAAGCCTTGTTGGTTTTAAACGAAGGCTGCGATGCAGCACAAATTGATAAAGCCATGAAGCAGTGGGGCTTTCCTGTAGGGCCAATTACTTTGTTAGATGAGGTTGGTTTAGATGTGGGCGCACACGTAATGAGTGGCGATTTAATTGAGTACTATTTACAGCGGCCGGGTGCTAAAAAAACAGACATTGTAAAAGCCATGTACGAGGCAGGCAGAATGGGTAAAAAGAATAAAAAAGGATTCTATAAGTACGATGAAAACGGGAAAAAGCAAGGTATAGACGAAAGCATCTACCAATTTTGCGATACCAAAGAACGCAAGCCGTTTAGCAACGAGGCAATTCAGCAGCGATTAGGATTTGCAATGATAAAAGAATGCTTACTATGCTTAGAGGAGAATATAGTTGAAAGTCCGTTAGATGGCGATGTTGGCGCTATTTTTGGATTGGGTTTTCCTCCATTTAAAGGTGGACCGTTCCGCTATGTAGATTCATTGGGGTTGCAACAAGCAGTAGAAATACATCAGGCTTTAGCAAAAGAAAATGGCGAGCGATTTTCTGCTCCAAAATTATTGATTGAAAAAGCAACCAAAGGAGAAACTTTTTACAAATAA